A single genomic interval of Schistocerca americana isolate TAMUIC-IGC-003095 chromosome 2, iqSchAmer2.1, whole genome shotgun sequence harbors:
- the LOC124595209 gene encoding peptidyl-prolyl cis-trans isomerase NIMA-interacting 4, whose amino-acid sequence MPPKKGAGGAKGGSKSADDTKTAAGKEKKGGSAVKVRHILCEKQSKALEALEKLKGGMKFPEVAAQYSEDKARQGGDLGWMTRGSMVGPFQDAAFALPISNVSSPVYTDPPVKTKFGYHIIMVEGKK is encoded by the exons ATGCCTCCGAAAAAAGGAGCGGGAGGTGCGAAGGGTGGCTCAAAATCAGCTGACGACACGAAAACTGCTGCCGGCAAAGAAAAGAAGGGTGGCTCAGCAGTAAAG GTTCGACATATACTATGTGAAAAACAGTCAAAAGCTCTAGAAGCTTTGGAGAAACTGAAAGGTGGAATGAAGTTTCCCGAAGTTGCTGCACAATACAGTGAAGACAAGGCAAGACAAGGG GGTGATCTGGGTTGGATGACTAGAGGATCAATGGTGGGTCCATTCCAAGATGCAGCATTTGCTCTGCCTATTTCAAATGTCAGTAGTCCAGTGTACACAGACCCACCAGTGAAAACAAAATTTGGTTATCATATCATAATGGTTGAAGGAAAAAAGTAA